The following coding sequences lie in one Bacteroidia bacterium genomic window:
- a CDS encoding glycosyltransferase family 2 protein, with product MPSLSIFFPFYNDAGTVEMMITDAYRYGSQLTNDLEVIAVNDGSKDHTLLELQRMQKKFPELIVINHEQNKGYGGALQSGIKATTKEWIFYTDGDAQYHLDELYLLWKHIPQYDFVNGYKIRRSDGFVRTYIGLAYRKLTKMVFKIPIKDVDCDFRLMRGDLLRSINFEFTSGAITVELVKKMSFLTNKIKEVPVHHYDRIYGKSSFFNFDKITETLKDEIKLIKALKKVKKKNYELERTKEVGAKFDAVQ from the coding sequence ATGCCATCTTTAAGCATATTTTTTCCTTTCTATAATGACGCAGGCACGGTAGAAATGATGATAACCGATGCGTACCGATACGGCAGCCAGCTTACCAACGACCTTGAAGTCATTGCCGTCAATGATGGAAGCAAAGACCACACTTTGTTAGAACTTCAACGAATGCAGAAAAAATTTCCCGAGTTGATTGTAATCAACCATGAACAAAACAAAGGATACGGCGGGGCGCTACAATCAGGTATTAAAGCGACTACAAAAGAATGGATCTTTTATACCGATGGCGATGCACAATATCACCTTGATGAACTATATCTGCTTTGGAAGCATATTCCTCAATACGATTTTGTCAATGGCTATAAAATACGCCGCTCTGATGGTTTTGTTCGTACATATATAGGCTTGGCATATCGTAAATTGACAAAAATGGTATTCAAAATACCTATCAAAGATGTAGATTGCGATTTTAGACTGATGCGCGGCGATTTATTACGCAGCATAAATTTTGAATTTACCAGCGGCGCCATTACGGTAGAATTAGTCAAAAAAATGAGCTTTCTGACTAATAAAATAAAAGAAGTTCCTGTACATCATTACGACCGAATATACGGCAAATCTAGTTTTTTCAATTTTGATAAAATTACCGAAACATTGAAAGATGAAATCAAACTCATAAAAGCCCTCAAAAAGGTTAAAAAAAAGAACTATGAACTCGAACGTACAAAAGAAGTGGGCGCAAAGTTTGATGCAGTCCAGTGA
- a CDS encoding class I SAM-dependent methyltransferase — translation MNSNVQKKWAQSLMQSSEYAAMYHCENDMWWYKGLRNVLQHTLKDLHNAVIVDAGCGTGKNMEFLKELGHQVYGFDISQEAIHFCQSRGLDTAELGDITTVSYPDNFADVLLSMDVLVLLHEEEIDIFMKNAARILKPGGKLLIHVAALPWLFSQHDIVCNVKRRYTKKTLKKMLLQYPNFEIRRITYRMFLLFPLIAGVKLIKKVVGKNNPKSDQGVPPKPFNFILTQIQYIENFLLRYVSFPWGTSLYAVLHRK, via the coding sequence ATGAACTCGAACGTACAAAAGAAGTGGGCGCAAAGTTTGATGCAGTCCAGTGAATACGCAGCTATGTACCACTGCGAAAATGATATGTGGTGGTACAAAGGTTTGAGAAATGTATTACAACACACTCTAAAAGATCTCCACAACGCTGTGATTGTAGACGCAGGCTGCGGTACAGGTAAAAATATGGAATTTCTAAAAGAATTAGGACACCAGGTGTATGGTTTTGATATTTCCCAAGAAGCTATACACTTTTGTCAATCCCGAGGGTTGGATACCGCCGAATTAGGTGATATTACTACTGTGAGTTATCCTGATAACTTTGCCGACGTTTTACTAAGTATGGATGTTTTGGTATTGCTTCATGAAGAAGAGATTGATATTTTTATGAAAAACGCCGCACGCATATTAAAACCCGGTGGAAAATTGCTTATCCATGTAGCGGCTTTACCTTGGTTATTTTCTCAACATGATATAGTATGCAACGTAAAACGTAGATATACTAAAAAAACACTCAAAAAAATGCTTTTACAGTATCCTAATTTTGAGATAAGAAGAATAACCTACCGAATGTTCTTATTATTTCCGCTGATTGCAGGTGTAAAGCTGATTAAAAAAGTTGTGGGTAAAAATAATCCTAAATCTGATCAAGGTGTTCCCCCAAAACCTTTTAATTTCATTTTGACCCAAATTCAATACATAGAAAATTTTTTACTGCGCTACGTTTCTTTTCCCTGGGGTACATCATTGTACGCAGTACTTCATAGAAAATAA